One stretch of Ictalurus punctatus breed USDA103 chromosome 5, Coco_2.0, whole genome shotgun sequence DNA includes these proteins:
- the LOC108264894 gene encoding 4-hydroxyphenylpyruvate dioxygenase, whose amino-acid sequence MTSYTDKGEKHEQGKFISFDHLTFWVGNAKQAASFYCNKLGFEPLAYCGLETGSREVVSHVVKQGKIIFVFSSALNPGNKEMGEHLVKHGDGVKDVAFTVEDCELLVQNARERGATIIKEPHVLKDEFGSVKLAVLQTYGDTTHTLVERNGYTGLFLPGFHTPLFKDPLLAQLPSGHLDFIDHVVGNQPDDEMVPVVEWYERNLLFHRFWSVDDKQLQTQFSALRSIVVANYEETVKMPINEPAIGKRKSQIQEYVEYYGGPGVQHIAMNTSNIITAICNLKERGMEFMTVPHTYYEQLREKLKDSKVKIKEDISILEELQILVDYDDNGYLLQIFTKPIQDRPTVFLEVIQRNNHQGFGAGNFKSLFEAIEADQHARGNLTVFMPNGASEKI is encoded by the exons CACGAGCAGGGCAAGTTCATCAGCTTTGACCACCTCACTTTCTGGGTCGGGAATGCCAAGCAG GCTGCCTCCTTTTACTGCAACAAGCTGGGTTTTGAGCCACTGGCATACTGCGGTCTGGAGACGGGCAGCCGTGAAGTCGTCTCTCATGTGGTTAAGCAGGGAAAG ATTATTTTTGTCTTCTCCTCTGCACTGAATCCTGGTAACAAAG AGATGGGGGAGCACCTGGTGAAACATGGCGATGGAGTCAAAGACGTCGCGTTCACTGTAGAGGACTGTGAATTGTTGGTGCAG aatGCCAGAGAACGAGGTGCCACCATCATCAAGGAACCTCATGTGCTGAAGGACGAGTTTGGCAGCGTGAAATTGGCTGTGCTGCAGACA TATGGCgacacgacacacacactggtggaaAGAAACGGATACACAGGACTTTTTCTCCCAGGATTCCACACTCCGCTCTTCAAGGATCCTCTCTTGGCTCAGCT GCCGAGCGGCCATCTCGATTTTATTGATCATGTGGTGGGAAACCAGCCAGATGACGAGATGGTGCCTGTGGTGGAATG gtatgAGAGGAACCTCTTGTTCCACCGTTTCTGGTCTGTAGATGATAAACAGTTGCAGACGCAATTCAGCGCTCTGCGCTCCATCGTGGTGGCTAACTATGAGGAGACGGTGAAGATGCCTATCAACGAACCTGCCATTGGTAAACGCAAGTCCCAGATCCAG gaGTATGTGGAGTATTACGGTGGCCCGGGAGTCCAGCACATTGCCATGAACACCTCGAACATTATCACAGCT aTCTGTAATCTAAAGGAGCGTGGCATGGAGTTCATGACTGTGCCACATACCTACTACGAGCAGCTCCGTGAGAAACTAAAAGACTCGAAGGTCAAAATCAAGGAGGACATCAGCATCCTAGAG GAGCTGCAAATTTTGGTGGACTACGATGATAACGGTTACCTCCTCCAGATCTTCACCAAACCAATTCAGGATCGACCCACTGTGTTCCTGGAGGTCATTCAGAGGAACAACCACCAG GGCTTCGGTGCGGGGAACTTCAAGTCTCTGTTTGAGGCTATCGAGGCAGACCAGCACGCCAGGGGGAACCTCACCGTCTTCATGCCCAACGGAGCGTCCGAAAAAATATGA